CCACCACGAAGGAGCCGAACGCGGAGGCGGTCGCGGCCATCGCGGCGTACTGCCACGCGCACGGCGTGATCATCCTCACGGCCGGCACGTACGGCAACGTGCTGCGCTTCCTGCCGAGCCTCGCGATCTCCGAGGAGCTGCTCGACGACGCGCTCGGCGTGATCGCCGACGCGTTCCGGGCGCTCTGATGGCGGCGGCCGTCGAGACTATCCCCGTCCAGGGCGCCGTGGAGCTCGCGGTGCTCGAGCGGAGCGGCTTCGTGGAGTCGCGCCACATCGGCGCGGCCGTCGTGCTGTCGGCCGAGGGCGAGGTGCTGCGTGAGGTGGGCGACGCGACGACCCCCGTCTTCCCGCGCTCCAGCATGAAGCCGTTCCAGGCCCTCGCGGTGCTGGCGAGCGGCGCGGAGCTCACCGAGGAGGAGCACGTGCTCGCCACGGCCAGCCACGCCGCGACCGCGCGTCACGTGGAGGTGGTGCGGGGGATCCTCGCGAAGGCCGGGCTCGACGAGTCCGCGCTGCGCTGCCCCGCCGACTGGCCGCTCGACCGGGCGGCGCGCGACGAGCTCGTGCGCGCCGGGATCCCCGCCTCCCCCGTCCACATGAACTGCTCCGGCAAGCACGCCGCGATGCTGCTCGCCTGCGTGACGAACGGCTGGTCGACTGACGACTACCTGCACCCGGACCACCCGCTGCAGGTGCGGATCCGCGACGTGGTCGAGCGCTTCACGGGAGAGCGGATCGCCACCACGGGCGTCGACGGGTGCGGCGCTCCCGTGCACGCGATGTCGTTGACGGCGCTCGCGCGCGGGATCCACCGCATCGCGACCTCCGCGCCCGGCTCGCCGTTCGCGCTGTATCGGCACGCGGCCGCGCTGACCTCGGCGGTGCGCGCCCACGGCTGGGCCATCGACGGTCCCGGCCGCGCGAACACCGTCGTGATCGAGCGGCTGGGCCTCTTCGCCAAGGGCGGGGCCGAGGGGATCATGATCATGACCGCCCCCGACGGCACGACCGTGGCCTCGAAGACGCTCGACGGGAGCCTCAGGGCCTCCACCATCGTGGCGCTCGAGCTGCTGGCCCAGGCGGGCGCGATCACGCGGGACGACGTGGAGCGCGTGCGCCCCGAGCTCGACCTCGCGGTGCTCGGCGGCGGCGTGCCCGTGGGCGAGATCCGGGTATCGCCGACGCTCATCGGCTGATCCCGGCGGGCTGCGCGCCACGCGGCGGGTCCGCGGGGAGCGCTGCGGGTGCCGCGGCTTCCGCAGGCGCCGCGGCTTCCTCGGGGAGCGCGGTCGCCGCGGGTGCCTCCCCTTGCACAGGCGCATCGGGCGGCGGCGCCGTCGTGGGCGGCCACGAGCAGCGGCGCACGTCGCCGTCGGAGGTGACGAGCCAAGCGCGCCCGGGGATCGGGGCGAGGGGCGGCGGCACCTCGCGGACACGGAGCAGCGTGCGCGCATCCCGCGCGGTGCAGCCCTCCAGCACGACGTGACCGGCGCGGCGGAGGTCCGCGAGGAGCGGACCACGCATCAGCCAGGCGTCGGGATCCCCGACCACGACCCGGGGACGCGCCGCGCGGCCGGTGCCGACGGGCACGCCGTGACCGACGGCGGCTCGTGTCGAGAACCCGACCCCGTCCGAGGCCGCACCGGGGAACGGCTGATCCGCGCACCAGCCCGGCGGGATCAGGGCGGCCTCGACCGCGTCGACGCCCCGCTCGCGGAGCCGCGCGACCGCGGCGGCGGACGACGGTGTGACGAGCGCGTGGACGGCGTCGCCCGGGAGGAACACGCGGGGCGCGGGGTCCGCGGGCACCGGCGCACGGGAGCCGTCCGCACGCCGGGCGGACCCGCTCTCGACCTCGGGCGGCGTGGCCACCTGGATCCGCTCGCCGCGCCACTCCCCCGCTCCGGGCGTCGCGCGGGCGTCGAAGAGGCGGCTCTCGCCGCCCGCCAGGACGTGCTCCTGCCTGGTCGGGAGAGGGAGGATCACGGGCGGTCCCGAGGCGGCCGTCACGCACTGGAGCGACCCGCCCGCCCGCCGGCCGGCGACGGCGAGCGCCACCCCGGCGTGCGGCCCCTCGCGGACGATGGCGGTCAGCCCCTCGAGCAGCGCGGCCTGGTGCTCGGGTCCCAGGCGGGAGACGGCGACGTCGAGGTCGTCGGCCAGCAGGACGAGCGGATCGCGCGGCCCGTGCGGGTCGCGGATGCGGGCGACGACGCCGGCGACCGCGTCCCAGCAGCCCTCCGCGTCCGCGGGCACGTGGACCACCTCGGCGCCGGCCACGGCGGCGGACGCGGCGATGGTGCGCAGGCACGTGCTGCGGCCGGATCCCGGGCCGCCGACGACGAGCAGGTGGCCATCCGTGGCCGGGCACCACACGGCCTTCGCGCGCCGCTGCTCCGCGGGCAGGTCGACGAGGGCGAACGGGATGGCGGGCGCGCCGGATGCGGGGATCGCGGATCCGCGCCGGGAGAGGGGCGGCACCGCGTCGAGGGCGGCGAACGGGATGGACGCGGGCAGCGGATCCAGCCACGGGCGCCGGACGGGGACGGGCGTCGCGTGGGCGGCGGCGACGCGGGCGAGGTCGCCAGCCGTCGTGACGGCCACCTGGAACGGGCGCGCCGGCGCGCCATGCGCCCCGACCAGGCACCGACCCGCGGGCGCGTCGGCGAGGCGGGCCGCCTCGACGGTGCCGAGGAGCGCCCTGCTGTCCGCCTCGTTGTTGACGCGGAGCGAGAGGCGGAGGTCGCAGTTGGCGAGCACCGCGTCGCGCACGACGCCGGCGGGACGCTGGGTGCAGAGCACCAGGTGCATGCCGAGCGAGCGGCCCCGGGCGGCGATGTCGGCGACGACCTCGTGCAGGCCGTCCTGGTCGGCGAGGAGGGCCGCCAGCTCGTCGACGACGATGACGAGGCGCGGCAGCACGCCCGCCGCGGCGGGGTCGTCGACGTCGCGGGCGCCGGCCTCGCGGAGGACGCGTTCACGATGGCGGATCTCCGCGCGCAGGCTCTCGAGCGCGCGACGCGCGCCCTGGCCGTCGAGGTCGGTGACCAGGCCGACGGCGTGGGGCAGGACAAGCAGCGGGTCGAACGCCGCGCCGCCCTTGAAGTCGACGAGGAGCACGGTGACCTCCTCGGGCGGGTGAGCCGCCGCGAGCGCCGCCATCCACGTGACGAGGAGCTCGCTCTTGCCGCTCCCCGTGGTGCCGGCGACGACCGAGTGCGGGCCGTCCGCGACGAGGTCCACCGACACGGGACCGTCGTGCCCGACGCCGATGACCGCCGCGAGCGTGCCTGGACGGCGGGGGTGCGGCACGCGGTCCCGCGCCGTGCCGGATCCCTCGCCCGCCGCGAGCCCGGGCGCCGACCGGGCCGGGTCGCCCGCGACCGGCTCGTCGACGGCCGGCAGCTCCGCGAAGGGCGGCTCCGCGGCCAGCAGGTCGGCGAAGGGCACGCGCGACGGGAGGGGCGCCCGCGCCGCCGCGAGCCCGCGCCGCCGCGCGAGGTCGGCCAGCTCGTCCGCGAGGCGCTCCACCTCCGTGAGGGACACGAGGTCAGGACGCACCAGGCCGGTGCGGGTGAGGCGCGGCACCGGGACGCCGTCGCCGTCGGCTGGGAGGACGGGCGCCGCGGGTTCCGCGGAGCCGAGGGCGGCCGGGCCGTCCGACGCCGGGTCGGCCGCGAGGATCCGCGCCGTGCCGGGGCTCCGGACGTCGAGCACCGTGCGGCACGCGGCCGGGAGCGACTCGACCAGCGGCGCCGCGGCGAGCACGACCTCCCGCCCGCCGAGCGCGAGCCGGATCGCCCACGCGCCCGGCTCGCCCGTCGCGATGGGCTCCGTGGCCGGTCGGTCGGCACCGGCCCGCTCCTCGCGGAGCCCGTCGGCCGCGTGCGGCAGCCGCTGGAGCCAGTCCCACTCGGGCCCGGCCGGGCGGGACGCGATGCGCAGGTCATCAGGCGGGAGGGCGTGCACGAGCTGGACGACGACGCCCCGGAGCACGGGCGCGACCAGGGCGGGCGCGCCCCGGAGCCCGAGGCCGCCGGTGACGGAGACGAGGACGGGCGCGTCGGGGACCCAGCGGACGAGATCCGCCCACCGCGCCGGGTCGTGCGGGGAGGCGGCCGCCGCCGAGCGCGCACCCGCGGGGACGCGACGGGTGCGCCGCCGCACGGAGCGCAGGAGCGGACGGCGCAGCAGGGTGCCGCGCCCGTCGCGCGCGTCGGCATCCGGCACCAGCGCCTCCGGATCGCCCCGCCAGACCATCCCGCTCGGCACCTCGCCCGTGCCGAGCGCCATGGGGAGCGGGCCGTCACCGCCCGGATCCGCCCGCCAGAGCAGCGCGGGGTTGGCGCCGCCGTCGAGGATCTCGCGCGCGGACGGCGCCCGCGACCGCAGGGCGACGCGGGCGGCGGCGACGCGCGCACGCACCTCGGCGAGCAGACGCACGACGGCGGCACGGGACTCGCGCTCCGCGCGGCGGGCGGAGCGCCGGCCGGAGATGCGCTGATCCGCGACGCCCGCGACCGCGACCACGGGCCCGAGCGCCGCGAACAGCAGCGCGTACGGCGAGCGCGTGACGGCCCAGACGGCGACGCTGACGACGAGGGGCGCCGCGACGCCGAGCACCGGGAACGGGGGCGGCGGCGCGGGCGCGGGCGACGGGGGCGGGGAGATGTCCACCGGGCGAGGACACCACGGTCGTCGTGCCCCGGTGGCGCGGCGCCCGCACCTCGTGGACGCCGGGCGCGACGGGGTCCTGGGGAGGAGCCGTCAGGCGCGCGGACGGCCTCGCCGGGCACGCGCTCCCGCGACCCTCGCGCGGCCGCCGTCGTCGCCGCCCGCGCCGCGCCCGCCGCGCGCCCGCCGCAGCGACGCGAGCGACACCATCGCGCGGAGCCGCTGCCGCCGGGTCCGCCCGGCGTCCATGCGCGCCGCCAGCTCGTCGACCCGGCGCCAGGAGGCGTCGGCGAGCGGATCCGGCACGTCGCCCGGCGCGAACGCCGACTCGTCGGCCACGTCCGCGAGCCCGCGCGCACCGCCCACGCCCACGAGCCGCGCCACCTCGCGCCGCGTGGCAGCCACGGGCGGCACGAGGCCGCGGTCGAGCGCGCCGTCGCGGAACTCGTCCCACGCGCCGCCGACCCGGTCGCGCGCGGCGGCCGCCCCGCGACGTCGTCGCCGACGCGTCGCCTTCGCGCCCACCACGGCCAGGAACGGCGACGCCGCGAGCCCCAGCCCGAGCAGCGACCAGCCGGCCACGCGCACGGCGGCGAGCACGGCCTGGAGCGCGGGATCCGCCTCCGGCCGGTCGTCCCGGCTCGCGTCCGGGGGCGTGCGGTCCTCGGGCTCGGCCTGCTCCTCGACGGGCGGCGGCAGCACCGTCTGCGGACGGGCGACCTCGGTGGGCTCGTCGGGCAGCGCGTCGGGCACGTCGCGGACCGGCGGGTTCGGATCCACCGCGACCCAGCCGGAGGACGCCGTGTCGACCTCGATCCAGGCGGTGACGTCGGATCCCTGGATACGCACCGGCCCGCCGAGCGCCTCCCGCACGGCCGCCTCGCCGGGCGCGAATCCCATCACGACGCGGACGGGGAAGCCGAGGTCGTCGGCCATGAGGGCGGCCGCGACCGCGTACTGCTCCGCGTCGCCCAGCATGGGGCGCGTGGTGAGGAGGTCGGCGATCCGCTCGGCCGAGTGGCCCGACCGGCTGAAGGGCGCGTCGCCGACGCCGTGGCTGACGTAGCCGTCGGCGCGGAGGGCGGAGATCGCGGCGACGAGCTGCGCGCCGGGCGACGCGGAGGTGCCGGCACCCGCGTCGGTGTTCCCTGCCGTCGCGCCGTCGGGGGCGGCGGTGGACGCCTCCACGCGCGCGGCGATCTCGTCGGGCACGCCCGTGGGGCGCGGGGCCACGGCGTCGCCCGGGCGCTCGTCGGCGAGCGCCTCCAGCGGCGGCGTCGACGCGACCACGGCCTCGATCTCGTACGCGTCGCCCGCGGTCAACCCGCCGATCACGGCGCCGGTGGCGGTCGCGTCGTCGTAGTAGAAGGAGTCGGCGAGGCGTCCGCCGTCGTCGCCCGCGAAGGCGATGCGCTCGAGGCGGCCCGCGCCCGGCAGCCAGACGCCGCGGTAGGCGTCGACGACGACGTCGAGGGTGACGTCGTCGCCCGCGACGCCCGTCTGGTCGAGCCGGTACGGCACGCGCGCGAACGTGCCGGACGCCTGCCCCGTGCGCGACGCGTCGACGCTGCCGCGCGCACCGCCCGTGCCGTAGACGACGCCGTCGTAGGTGTCGAGGGCGGCGAGGCGCACCCGGCCGCCGACGGGCAGGCCCGCGACCGTGAGCAGCGTCTCGTCGACCGTCGGCGTCTTCCAGTAGGTGCGGAAGGACGAGAGCGGGCTGACCTGCTCGCGCGGGTCGAACGGCTGCTCGACCGTGGAGCGGAGGCCGGTGCGGGACGCGTCGGGCGGGGCCGCGCCCGTGGCGGCGACGCCCGCGGCCAGGGCGGCCGCGAGCACGACGACCGCGGAGATCCCGGCGCGCGTGCCCGAGCGGCGCCGGTCCGACGCCGACTCCACGGGGATCCCCGCCTGCCGGCCGAGGCGGCGCATCGCGCGGTGGCGTCGGCGCCAGCGGCAGCGCGCGATCCACAGCAGGGCCGTCGCGAGCCAGGCCAGCGCGACCGGGACGA
This genomic interval from Clavibacter michiganensis contains the following:
- a CDS encoding asparaginase encodes the protein MAAAVETIPVQGAVELAVLERSGFVESRHIGAAVVLSAEGEVLREVGDATTPVFPRSSMKPFQALAVLASGAELTEEEHVLATASHAATARHVEVVRGILAKAGLDESALRCPADWPLDRAARDELVRAGIPASPVHMNCSGKHAAMLLACVTNGWSTDDYLHPDHPLQVRIRDVVERFTGERIATTGVDGCGAPVHAMSLTALARGIHRIATSAPGSPFALYRHAAALTSAVRAHGWAIDGPGRANTVVIERLGLFAKGGAEGIMIMTAPDGTTVASKTLDGSLRASTIVALELLAQAGAITRDDVERVRPELDLAVLGGGVPVGEIRVSPTLIG
- a CDS encoding FtsK/SpoIIIE domain-containing protein, coding for MDISPPPSPAPAPPPPFPVLGVAAPLVVSVAVWAVTRSPYALLFAALGPVVAVAGVADQRISGRRSARRAERESRAAVVRLLAEVRARVAAARVALRSRAPSAREILDGGANPALLWRADPGGDGPLPMALGTGEVPSGMVWRGDPEALVPDADARDGRGTLLRRPLLRSVRRRTRRVPAGARSAAAASPHDPARWADLVRWVPDAPVLVSVTGGLGLRGAPALVAPVLRGVVVQLVHALPPDDLRIASRPAGPEWDWLQRLPHAADGLREERAGADRPATEPIATGEPGAWAIRLALGGREVVLAAAPLVESLPAACRTVLDVRSPGTARILAADPASDGPAALGSAEPAAPVLPADGDGVPVPRLTRTGLVRPDLVSLTEVERLADELADLARRRGLAAARAPLPSRVPFADLLAAEPPFAELPAVDEPVAGDPARSAPGLAAGEGSGTARDRVPHPRRPGTLAAVIGVGHDGPVSVDLVADGPHSVVAGTTGSGKSELLVTWMAALAAAHPPEEVTVLLVDFKGGAAFDPLLVLPHAVGLVTDLDGQGARRALESLRAEIRHRERVLREAGARDVDDPAAAGVLPRLVIVVDELAALLADQDGLHEVVADIAARGRSLGMHLVLCTQRPAGVVRDAVLANCDLRLSLRVNNEADSRALLGTVEAARLADAPAGRCLVGAHGAPARPFQVAVTTAGDLARVAAAHATPVPVRRPWLDPLPASIPFAALDAVPPLSRRGSAIPASGAPAIPFALVDLPAEQRRAKAVWCPATDGHLLVVGGPGSGRSTCLRTIAASAAVAGAEVVHVPADAEGCWDAVAGVVARIRDPHGPRDPLVLLADDLDVAVSRLGPEHQAALLEGLTAIVREGPHAGVALAVAGRRAGGSLQCVTAASGPPVILPLPTRQEHVLAGGESRLFDARATPGAGEWRGERIQVATPPEVESGSARRADGSRAPVPADPAPRVFLPGDAVHALVTPSSAAAVARLRERGVDAVEAALIPPGWCADQPFPGAASDGVGFSTRAAVGHGVPVGTGRAARPRVVVGDPDAWLMRGPLLADLRRAGHVVLEGCTARDARTLLRVREVPPPLAPIPGRAWLVTSDGDVRRCSWPPTTAPPPDAPVQGEAPAATALPEEAAAPAEAAAPAALPADPPRGAQPAGISR
- a CDS encoding transglutaminase domain-containing protein, with protein sequence MSARGSRVARVARRAARGRVAARPRVPAGSRDPGRTLIPAVAIALLTGLAAAAFWPVYRDASFVRMAGITLVVGALLAVAGARFRWGSAVVAGAILVAFLALGVPLAVPTGAVDGWRPTLAGLGELVEGASLGIVRLLTIALPVGDYQALLVPAFALVLLGSVIGVSVALRSRRPELAVIPSLVILVVAAALGPDRSQGPDAPDAAGLLVPVALAWLATALLWIARCRWRRRHRAMRRLGRQAGIPVESASDRRRSGTRAGISAVVVLAAALAAGVAATGAAPPDASRTGLRSTVEQPFDPREQVSPLSSFRTYWKTPTVDETLLTVAGLPVGGRVRLAALDTYDGVVYGTGGARGSVDASRTGQASGTFARVPYRLDQTGVAGDDVTLDVVVDAYRGVWLPGAGRLERIAFAGDDGGRLADSFYYDDATATGAVIGGLTAGDAYEIEAVVASTPPLEALADERPGDAVAPRPTGVPDEIAARVEASTAAPDGATAGNTDAGAGTSASPGAQLVAAISALRADGYVSHGVGDAPFSRSGHSAERIADLLTTRPMLGDAEQYAVAAALMADDLGFPVRVVMGFAPGEAAVREALGGPVRIQGSDVTAWIEVDTASSGWVAVDPNPPVRDVPDALPDEPTEVARPQTVLPPPVEEQAEPEDRTPPDASRDDRPEADPALQAVLAAVRVAGWSLLGLGLAASPFLAVVGAKATRRRRRRGAAAARDRVGGAWDEFRDGALDRGLVPPVAATRREVARLVGVGGARGLADVADESAFAPGDVPDPLADASWRRVDELAARMDAGRTRRQRLRAMVSLASLRRARGGRGAGGDDGGRARVAGARARRGRPRA